One window of the Oncorhynchus mykiss isolate Arlee chromosome 5, USDA_OmykA_1.1, whole genome shotgun sequence genome contains the following:
- the tie1 gene encoding tyrosine-protein kinase receptor Tie-1 isoform X7 codes for MIDILYLLCLIPVSGAVTDLTMISNAVASTPQRFSISCLIGERDAAELDLDIKKDNSILILPSPSQYSVKRPKTKEVVANEFVGIVDQTGIFYCHASKGTSPTRNLVTVTLINNYSKGLFVPVHLTVTTNKGDTVHLAMQVLSSQRRDVTWKYNGNYFYMTHWGDVSNSTTVVTLENVARANEGIYSACFVGDSPINGAWMRLIVRDCGSKKWGADCDKDCPECLNGGVCHDSNGDCICPPGFMGMRCETACREGMFGRNCQEWCRSELDCVGLRFCLADPYGCSCASGWFGHHCNRSCHRDMYGADCSLSCRCKNGGVCNRFSGCQCPTGWRGQHCEKSDRAPQILDMASSLEWNLDSSPEILCSATGNPLPSHTSIELRKLDSSVLKASRTTMDSNKSTAQFEIPRLSFEHAGLWECRVSTNGGQDSRKFNLTVKEPPCPNTPPKLLEKRSKQLVVMPVDSYRGDGPIDSTKLLYKPMETGDSWSSIIVYSREPITLMNLKPSTRYHVRVQLTRPGEGGEGTLGPEAIMETDCPGPSSPRNVQALPLSVSAVQVKWQPPEDPNGGIVKYIIEYQPVGQGSLHPWVDTDDGNKTAKDVTALNGSTLYQFRVRAFSKVPGEWSKLVHARTQGDGFQDFTPTTQGVGGRPGSEGYQLVVAVVGSVTVTCVTILLALLALFCIRKTLLKHRRNFTYQSGSGEETILQFNSGTLTLTRRPKPAAESLTYPILEWDDIKFEDVIGEGNFGQVIKAMIKKDGVKMSAAIKMLKEFASENDHRDFAGELEVLCKLGQHPNIINLIGACENRGYLYIAIEYAPYGNLLDFLRKSRVLETDPAFAKEHGTASTLTSQQLLQFAVDVATGMHYLSDKQFIHRDLAARNVLVGDNLVAKIADFGLSRGEEVYVKKTMGRLPVRWMAIESLNYSVYTTKSDVWSFGVLLWEIVSLGGTPYCGMTCAELYEKLPQGYRMEQPRNCDDEVYELMRQCWRDRPYERPPFSQISVQLNRMQEARKAYVNMALFENFTYAGIDATAEEA; via the exons ATGATTGATATTTTGTACTTGTTGTGCCTCATACCTGTGTCAG GTGCGGTTACAGACCTGACGATGATCTCCAACGCCGTGGCCTCCACCCCTCAGCGCTTCTCCATATCTTGCCTCATAGGGGAGCGGGACGCGGCAGAGTTAGACCTGGACATCAAGAAGGACAACAGCATTCTCATCCTCCCCTCACCGTCCCAATACAGCGTCAAGAGGCCCAAGACCAAGGAGGTGGTGGCCAACGAGTTTGTTGGTATAGTGGACCAGACGGGCATCTTCTATTGTCATGCATCAAAGGGAACTAGTCCTACTAGAAACCTGGTCACAGTCACTCTCATCAACAACTACAGCAAAG GTCTTTTTGTCCCGGTCCACCTCACAGTGACGACTAACAAAGGGGacacagtccacctggccatgcagGTCCTCAGCTCCCAGAGGAGAGATGTCACCTGGAAGTACAATG GAAACTATTTCTACATGACCCACTGGGGTGATGTGTCCAACAGTACGACTGTAGTAACCCTTGAGAACGTGGCTCGTGCCAACGAGGGCATCTACAGTGCATGCTTCGTGGGAGACAGTCCCATCAATGGAGCCTGGATGAGGCTGATTGTCAGAG ACTGTGGCAGTAAGAAGTGGGGTGCCGACTGTGACAAGGACTGTCCAGAGTGTCTCAATGGAGGGGTGTGCCACGACAGTAATGGGGACTGTATCTGTCCACCAGGGTTCATGGGAATGCGCTGCGAGACAG CCTGCAGAGAGGGGATGTTTGGCCGTAACTGTCAGGAGTGGTGCAGGTCAGAGCTGGACTGTGTAGGGCTGAGGTTCTGCCTGGCTGACCCTTACGGATGCTCCTGTGCCAGCGGATGGTTTGGGCACCACTGCAACAGAT CCTGCCACAGGGACATGTACGGGGCAGACTGCAGTCTGAGCTGTAGGTGTAAGAACGGAGGAGTGTGTAACCGTTTCAGTGGATGCCAGTGTCCCACTGGCTGGAGAGGACAGCACTGTGAGAAATCAG ACCGCGCCCCTCAGATCTTGGACATGGCCAGTAGTCTGGAGTGGAACCTTGACTCCAGCCCTgagatcctgtgttctgccacAGGCAACCCCCTGCCTAGCCACACCAGCATCGAGCTGCGCAAACTGGACAGTTCTGTGCTCAAG GCATCTCGCACCACCATGGACTCCAATAAGAGCACAGCCCAGTTTGAGATCCCTCGTCTGTCCTTCGAGCATGCTGGGTTATGGGAGTGCAGGGTCTCCACCAATGGGGGACAAGACTCCCGCAAGTTCAACCTCACTGTCAAAG AGCCGCCGTGCCCCAACACCCCTCCCAAGCTGCTGGAGAAGAGGAGTAAGCAACTGGTGGTGATGCCTGTGGATTCCTACAGAGGAGACGGACCCATAGACTCCACCAAGCTCCTCTACAAGCCCATGGAGACCGGAGACTCCTGGTCCTCCATCATAG TGTACAGTAGAGAGCCTATAACTCTGATGAATCTGAAGCCGTCTACCCGCTACCACGTCCGTGTCCAGCTGACCCgtcctggggagggaggggagggaactCTGGGGCCTGAGGCCATCATGGAGACTGACTGTCCAG gTCCCTCCTCCCCTCGTAATGTCCAGGCCCTGCCCCTGTCTGTGTCTGCGGTGCAGGTGAAGTGGCAGCCCCCTGAGGACCCTAACGGGGGCATAGTAAAGTACATCATAGAGTACCAGCCAGTGGGTCAGGGCAGCCTGCACCCCTGGGTAGATACTGACGATGGCAACAAGACGGCTAAAGACGTGACAGCACTTAACGGGAGTACTCTCTACCAGTTCAGAGTGAGAGCCTTCTCTAAAGTACCGGGGGAGTGGAGCAAGTTGGTCCATGCCAGGACCCAGGGAGATG GCTTCCAGGACTTTACTCCAACCACCCAGGGTGTGGGGGGGCGTCCAGGCAGCGAGGGCTACCAGCTAGTGGTGGCGGTAGTGGGGTCTGTGACGGTCACCTGTGTCACCATCCTGCTGGCCCTGCTGGCGCTCTTCTGCATCCGCAAGACCCTGCTCAAACACAGACGCAACTTCACCTACCAGTCTGGATcg GGAGAGGAGACCATCCTGCAGTTTAACTCTGGGACCCTGACCCTGACGAGGAGACCCAAGCCTGCCGCCGAGTCCCTCACCTACCCCATCCTGGAGTGGGATGACATCAAGTTCGAGGACGTCATCGGAGAGGGCAACTTCGGTCAGGTCATCAAGGCCATGATCAAGAAGGATGGGGTCAAGATGAGCGCTGCTATCAAGATGCTGAAAG AATTTGCCTCTGAGAATGACCACCGGGACTTTGCAGGAGAGCTGGAGGTATTGTGTAAACTGGGCCAGCATCCCAACATCATCAATCTCATAGGAGCCTGTGAAAACAGGG GGTACCTGTATATTGCCATTGAGTACGCCCCCTATGGTAACCTGCTTGACTTTCTGCGTAAGAGCAGAGTCCTGGAGACAGACCCCGCCTTTGCCAAAGAGCATGGCACCGCATCCACCCTCACCTCACAACAACTGCTGCAGTTTGCCGTCGACGTGGCAACAGGCATGCACTACCTTAGTGACAAACAG ttcatCCACAGAGATCTGGCAGCGAGGAACGTTCTAGTGGGAGACAACCTGGTCGCTAAGATAGCAGACTTCGGTCTGtccagaggagaggaggtctATGTCAAGAAGACCATG GGGAGGTTGCCTGTGCGTTGGATGGCGATAGAGTCCCTAAACTACAGTGTGTACACCACCAAGAGTGACGT atggTCTTTCGGTGTACTTCTATGGGAGATAGTGAGTTTAG gTGGTACTCCTTACTGTGGGATGACCTGTGCCGAGCTTTATGAGAAGCTCCCTCAGGGCTACAGGATGGAACAGCCCAGGAATTGTGACGACGAAGT GTATGAGTTGATGAGGCAGTGCTGGAGAGACCGGCCCTATGAGAGACCTCCGTTCTCCCAGATCTCTGTACAGCTCAACAGAATGCAGGAGGCCAGGAAG GCCTACGTGAACATGGCGCTCTTTGAGAACTTCACCTATGCTGGGATAGACGCCACGGCCGAGGAGGCCTGA
- the tie1 gene encoding tyrosine-protein kinase receptor Tie-1 isoform X2, translating to MIDILYLLCLIPVSGAVTDLTMISNAVASTPQRFSISCLIGERDAAELDLDIKKDNSILILPSPSQYSVKRPKTKEVVANEFVGIVDQTGIFYCHASKGTSPTRNLVTVTLINNYSKGLFVPVHLTVTTNKGDTVHLAMQVLSSQRRDVTWKYNGNYFYMTHWGDVSNSTTVVTLENVARANEGIYSACFVGDSPINGAWMRLIVRDCGSKKWGADCDKDCPECLNGGVCHDSNGDCICPPGFMGMRCETACREGMFGRNCQEWCRSELDCVGLRFCLADPYGCSCASGWFGHHCNRSCHRDMYGADCSLSCRCKNGGVCNRFSGCQCPTGWRGQHCEKSDRAPQILDMASSLEWNLDSSPEILCSATGNPLPSHTSIELRKLDSSVLKASRTTMDSNKSTAQFEIPRLSFEHAGLWECRVSTNGGQDSRKFNLTVKEPPCPNTPPKLLEKRSKQLVVMPVDSYRGDGPIDSTKLLYKPMETGDSWSSIIVYSREPITLMNLKPSTRYHVRVQLTRPGEGGEGTLGPEAIMETDCPEPTVRPEIDFSSLEGRNATVRWLLPGNDGGAVGAASGFLVQLFGPSPSGEKLREETTLLNVLSTKFYNLQYHQDYTVVVRLLNCGSLGPASKPYHFRINSQGPSSPRNVQALPLSVSAVQVKWQPPEDPNGGIVKYIIEYQPVGQGSLHPWVDTDDGNKTAKDVTALNGSTLYQFRVRAFSKVPGEWSKLVHARTQGDGFQDFTPTTQGVGGRPGSEGYQLVVAVVGSVTVTCVTILLALLALFCIRKTLLKHRRNFTYQSGSVRDRGEETILQFNSGTLTLTRRPKPAAESLTYPILEWDDIKFEDVIGEGNFGQVIKAMIKKDGVKMSAAIKMLKEFASENDHRDFAGELEVLCKLGQHPNIINLIGACENRGYLYIAIEYAPYGNLLDFLRKSRVLETDPAFAKEHGTASTLTSQQLLQFAVDVATGMHYLSDKQFIHRDLAARNVLVGDNLVAKIADFGLSRGEEVYVKKTMGRLPVRWMAIESLNYSVYTTKSDVWSFGVLLWEIVSLGGTPYCGMTCAELYEKLPQGYRMEQPRNCDDEVYELMRQCWRDRPYERPPFSQISVQLNRMQEARKAYVNMALFENFTYAGIDATAEEA from the exons ATGATTGATATTTTGTACTTGTTGTGCCTCATACCTGTGTCAG GTGCGGTTACAGACCTGACGATGATCTCCAACGCCGTGGCCTCCACCCCTCAGCGCTTCTCCATATCTTGCCTCATAGGGGAGCGGGACGCGGCAGAGTTAGACCTGGACATCAAGAAGGACAACAGCATTCTCATCCTCCCCTCACCGTCCCAATACAGCGTCAAGAGGCCCAAGACCAAGGAGGTGGTGGCCAACGAGTTTGTTGGTATAGTGGACCAGACGGGCATCTTCTATTGTCATGCATCAAAGGGAACTAGTCCTACTAGAAACCTGGTCACAGTCACTCTCATCAACAACTACAGCAAAG GTCTTTTTGTCCCGGTCCACCTCACAGTGACGACTAACAAAGGGGacacagtccacctggccatgcagGTCCTCAGCTCCCAGAGGAGAGATGTCACCTGGAAGTACAATG GAAACTATTTCTACATGACCCACTGGGGTGATGTGTCCAACAGTACGACTGTAGTAACCCTTGAGAACGTGGCTCGTGCCAACGAGGGCATCTACAGTGCATGCTTCGTGGGAGACAGTCCCATCAATGGAGCCTGGATGAGGCTGATTGTCAGAG ACTGTGGCAGTAAGAAGTGGGGTGCCGACTGTGACAAGGACTGTCCAGAGTGTCTCAATGGAGGGGTGTGCCACGACAGTAATGGGGACTGTATCTGTCCACCAGGGTTCATGGGAATGCGCTGCGAGACAG CCTGCAGAGAGGGGATGTTTGGCCGTAACTGTCAGGAGTGGTGCAGGTCAGAGCTGGACTGTGTAGGGCTGAGGTTCTGCCTGGCTGACCCTTACGGATGCTCCTGTGCCAGCGGATGGTTTGGGCACCACTGCAACAGAT CCTGCCACAGGGACATGTACGGGGCAGACTGCAGTCTGAGCTGTAGGTGTAAGAACGGAGGAGTGTGTAACCGTTTCAGTGGATGCCAGTGTCCCACTGGCTGGAGAGGACAGCACTGTGAGAAATCAG ACCGCGCCCCTCAGATCTTGGACATGGCCAGTAGTCTGGAGTGGAACCTTGACTCCAGCCCTgagatcctgtgttctgccacAGGCAACCCCCTGCCTAGCCACACCAGCATCGAGCTGCGCAAACTGGACAGTTCTGTGCTCAAG GCATCTCGCACCACCATGGACTCCAATAAGAGCACAGCCCAGTTTGAGATCCCTCGTCTGTCCTTCGAGCATGCTGGGTTATGGGAGTGCAGGGTCTCCACCAATGGGGGACAAGACTCCCGCAAGTTCAACCTCACTGTCAAAG AGCCGCCGTGCCCCAACACCCCTCCCAAGCTGCTGGAGAAGAGGAGTAAGCAACTGGTGGTGATGCCTGTGGATTCCTACAGAGGAGACGGACCCATAGACTCCACCAAGCTCCTCTACAAGCCCATGGAGACCGGAGACTCCTGGTCCTCCATCATAG TGTACAGTAGAGAGCCTATAACTCTGATGAATCTGAAGCCGTCTACCCGCTACCACGTCCGTGTCCAGCTGACCCgtcctggggagggaggggagggaactCTGGGGCCTGAGGCCATCATGGAGACTGACTGTCCAG AGCCAACGGTTCGACCGGAGATTGACTTCAGTTCGCTGGAGGGCCGCAACGCCACCGTACGCTGGCTGTTGCCTGGTAACGATGGCGGGGCCGTGGGTGCGGCCAGCGGGTTCTTAGTGCAGCTCTTCGGGCCCTCCCCCTCAGGAGAGAAGCTGAGAGAGGAGACCACCCTGCTCAATGTGCTCTCCACCAAGTTCTACAACCTGCAGTACCACCAAGACTACACAGTGGTCGTCAGGCTGCTCAACTGTGGCAGTCTGGGGCCTGCCTCTAAGCCTTACCACTTCCGCATCAACAGCCAGG gTCCCTCCTCCCCTCGTAATGTCCAGGCCCTGCCCCTGTCTGTGTCTGCGGTGCAGGTGAAGTGGCAGCCCCCTGAGGACCCTAACGGGGGCATAGTAAAGTACATCATAGAGTACCAGCCAGTGGGTCAGGGCAGCCTGCACCCCTGGGTAGATACTGACGATGGCAACAAGACGGCTAAAGACGTGACAGCACTTAACGGGAGTACTCTCTACCAGTTCAGAGTGAGAGCCTTCTCTAAAGTACCGGGGGAGTGGAGCAAGTTGGTCCATGCCAGGACCCAGGGAGATG GCTTCCAGGACTTTACTCCAACCACCCAGGGTGTGGGGGGGCGTCCAGGCAGCGAGGGCTACCAGCTAGTGGTGGCGGTAGTGGGGTCTGTGACGGTCACCTGTGTCACCATCCTGCTGGCCCTGCTGGCGCTCTTCTGCATCCGCAAGACCCTGCTCAAACACAGACGCAACTTCACCTACCAGTCTGGATcggtgagagacaga GGAGAGGAGACCATCCTGCAGTTTAACTCTGGGACCCTGACCCTGACGAGGAGACCCAAGCCTGCCGCCGAGTCCCTCACCTACCCCATCCTGGAGTGGGATGACATCAAGTTCGAGGACGTCATCGGAGAGGGCAACTTCGGTCAGGTCATCAAGGCCATGATCAAGAAGGATGGGGTCAAGATGAGCGCTGCTATCAAGATGCTGAAAG AATTTGCCTCTGAGAATGACCACCGGGACTTTGCAGGAGAGCTGGAGGTATTGTGTAAACTGGGCCAGCATCCCAACATCATCAATCTCATAGGAGCCTGTGAAAACAGGG GGTACCTGTATATTGCCATTGAGTACGCCCCCTATGGTAACCTGCTTGACTTTCTGCGTAAGAGCAGAGTCCTGGAGACAGACCCCGCCTTTGCCAAAGAGCATGGCACCGCATCCACCCTCACCTCACAACAACTGCTGCAGTTTGCCGTCGACGTGGCAACAGGCATGCACTACCTTAGTGACAAACAG ttcatCCACAGAGATCTGGCAGCGAGGAACGTTCTAGTGGGAGACAACCTGGTCGCTAAGATAGCAGACTTCGGTCTGtccagaggagaggaggtctATGTCAAGAAGACCATG GGGAGGTTGCCTGTGCGTTGGATGGCGATAGAGTCCCTAAACTACAGTGTGTACACCACCAAGAGTGACGT atggTCTTTCGGTGTACTTCTATGGGAGATAGTGAGTTTAG gTGGTACTCCTTACTGTGGGATGACCTGTGCCGAGCTTTATGAGAAGCTCCCTCAGGGCTACAGGATGGAACAGCCCAGGAATTGTGACGACGAAGT GTATGAGTTGATGAGGCAGTGCTGGAGAGACCGGCCCTATGAGAGACCTCCGTTCTCCCAGATCTCTGTACAGCTCAACAGAATGCAGGAGGCCAGGAAG GCCTACGTGAACATGGCGCTCTTTGAGAACTTCACCTATGCTGGGATAGACGCCACGGCCGAGGAGGCCTGA
- the tie1 gene encoding tyrosine-protein kinase receptor Tie-1 isoform X1 — MIDILYLLCLIPVSGAVTDLTMISNAVASTPQRFSISCLIGERDAAELDLDIKKDNSILILPSPSQYSVKRPKTKEVVANEFVGIVDQTGIFYCHASKGTSPTRNLVTVTLINNYSKGLFVPVHLTVTTNKGDTVHLAMQVLSSQRRDVTWKYNGNYFYMTHWGDVSNSTTVVTLENVARANEGIYSACFVGDSPINGAWMRLIVRDCGSKKWGADCDKDCPECLNGGVCHDSNGDCICPPGFMGMRCETACREGMFGRNCQEWCRSELDCVGLRFCLADPYGCSCASGWFGHHCNRSCHRDMYGADCSLSCRCKNGGVCNRFSGCQCPTGWRGQHCEKSDRAPQILDMASSLEWNLDSSPEILCSATGNPLPSHTSIELRKLDSSVLKASRTTMDSNKSTAQFEIPRLSFEHAGLWECRVSTNGGQDSRKFNLTVKEPPCPNTPPKLLEKRSKQLVVMPVDSYRGDGPIDSTKLLYKPMETGDSWSSIIVYSREPITLMNLKPSTRYHVRVQLTRPGEGGEGTLGPEAIMETDCPEPTVRPEIDFSSLEGRNATVRWLLPGNDGGAVGAASGFLVQLFGPSPSGEKLREETTLLNVLSTKFYNLQYHQDYTVVVRLLNCGSLGPASKPYHFRINSQGPSSPRNVQALPLSVSAVQVKWQPPEDPNGGIVKYIIEYQPVGQGSLHPWVDTDDGNKTAKDVTALNGSTLYQFRVRAFSKVPGEWSKLVHARTQGDGFQDFTPTTQGVGGRPGSEGYQLVVAVVGSVTVTCVTILLALLALFCIRKTLLKHRRNFTYQSGSVRDRGEETILQFNSGTLTLTRRPKPAAESLTYPILEWDDIKFEDVIGEGNFGQVIKAMIKKDGVKMSAAIKMLKAEFASENDHRDFAGELEVLCKLGQHPNIINLIGACENRGYLYIAIEYAPYGNLLDFLRKSRVLETDPAFAKEHGTASTLTSQQLLQFAVDVATGMHYLSDKQFIHRDLAARNVLVGDNLVAKIADFGLSRGEEVYVKKTMGRLPVRWMAIESLNYSVYTTKSDVWSFGVLLWEIVSLGGTPYCGMTCAELYEKLPQGYRMEQPRNCDDEVYELMRQCWRDRPYERPPFSQISVQLNRMQEARKAYVNMALFENFTYAGIDATAEEA; from the exons ATGATTGATATTTTGTACTTGTTGTGCCTCATACCTGTGTCAG GTGCGGTTACAGACCTGACGATGATCTCCAACGCCGTGGCCTCCACCCCTCAGCGCTTCTCCATATCTTGCCTCATAGGGGAGCGGGACGCGGCAGAGTTAGACCTGGACATCAAGAAGGACAACAGCATTCTCATCCTCCCCTCACCGTCCCAATACAGCGTCAAGAGGCCCAAGACCAAGGAGGTGGTGGCCAACGAGTTTGTTGGTATAGTGGACCAGACGGGCATCTTCTATTGTCATGCATCAAAGGGAACTAGTCCTACTAGAAACCTGGTCACAGTCACTCTCATCAACAACTACAGCAAAG GTCTTTTTGTCCCGGTCCACCTCACAGTGACGACTAACAAAGGGGacacagtccacctggccatgcagGTCCTCAGCTCCCAGAGGAGAGATGTCACCTGGAAGTACAATG GAAACTATTTCTACATGACCCACTGGGGTGATGTGTCCAACAGTACGACTGTAGTAACCCTTGAGAACGTGGCTCGTGCCAACGAGGGCATCTACAGTGCATGCTTCGTGGGAGACAGTCCCATCAATGGAGCCTGGATGAGGCTGATTGTCAGAG ACTGTGGCAGTAAGAAGTGGGGTGCCGACTGTGACAAGGACTGTCCAGAGTGTCTCAATGGAGGGGTGTGCCACGACAGTAATGGGGACTGTATCTGTCCACCAGGGTTCATGGGAATGCGCTGCGAGACAG CCTGCAGAGAGGGGATGTTTGGCCGTAACTGTCAGGAGTGGTGCAGGTCAGAGCTGGACTGTGTAGGGCTGAGGTTCTGCCTGGCTGACCCTTACGGATGCTCCTGTGCCAGCGGATGGTTTGGGCACCACTGCAACAGAT CCTGCCACAGGGACATGTACGGGGCAGACTGCAGTCTGAGCTGTAGGTGTAAGAACGGAGGAGTGTGTAACCGTTTCAGTGGATGCCAGTGTCCCACTGGCTGGAGAGGACAGCACTGTGAGAAATCAG ACCGCGCCCCTCAGATCTTGGACATGGCCAGTAGTCTGGAGTGGAACCTTGACTCCAGCCCTgagatcctgtgttctgccacAGGCAACCCCCTGCCTAGCCACACCAGCATCGAGCTGCGCAAACTGGACAGTTCTGTGCTCAAG GCATCTCGCACCACCATGGACTCCAATAAGAGCACAGCCCAGTTTGAGATCCCTCGTCTGTCCTTCGAGCATGCTGGGTTATGGGAGTGCAGGGTCTCCACCAATGGGGGACAAGACTCCCGCAAGTTCAACCTCACTGTCAAAG AGCCGCCGTGCCCCAACACCCCTCCCAAGCTGCTGGAGAAGAGGAGTAAGCAACTGGTGGTGATGCCTGTGGATTCCTACAGAGGAGACGGACCCATAGACTCCACCAAGCTCCTCTACAAGCCCATGGAGACCGGAGACTCCTGGTCCTCCATCATAG TGTACAGTAGAGAGCCTATAACTCTGATGAATCTGAAGCCGTCTACCCGCTACCACGTCCGTGTCCAGCTGACCCgtcctggggagggaggggagggaactCTGGGGCCTGAGGCCATCATGGAGACTGACTGTCCAG AGCCAACGGTTCGACCGGAGATTGACTTCAGTTCGCTGGAGGGCCGCAACGCCACCGTACGCTGGCTGTTGCCTGGTAACGATGGCGGGGCCGTGGGTGCGGCCAGCGGGTTCTTAGTGCAGCTCTTCGGGCCCTCCCCCTCAGGAGAGAAGCTGAGAGAGGAGACCACCCTGCTCAATGTGCTCTCCACCAAGTTCTACAACCTGCAGTACCACCAAGACTACACAGTGGTCGTCAGGCTGCTCAACTGTGGCAGTCTGGGGCCTGCCTCTAAGCCTTACCACTTCCGCATCAACAGCCAGG gTCCCTCCTCCCCTCGTAATGTCCAGGCCCTGCCCCTGTCTGTGTCTGCGGTGCAGGTGAAGTGGCAGCCCCCTGAGGACCCTAACGGGGGCATAGTAAAGTACATCATAGAGTACCAGCCAGTGGGTCAGGGCAGCCTGCACCCCTGGGTAGATACTGACGATGGCAACAAGACGGCTAAAGACGTGACAGCACTTAACGGGAGTACTCTCTACCAGTTCAGAGTGAGAGCCTTCTCTAAAGTACCGGGGGAGTGGAGCAAGTTGGTCCATGCCAGGACCCAGGGAGATG GCTTCCAGGACTTTACTCCAACCACCCAGGGTGTGGGGGGGCGTCCAGGCAGCGAGGGCTACCAGCTAGTGGTGGCGGTAGTGGGGTCTGTGACGGTCACCTGTGTCACCATCCTGCTGGCCCTGCTGGCGCTCTTCTGCATCCGCAAGACCCTGCTCAAACACAGACGCAACTTCACCTACCAGTCTGGATcggtgagagacaga GGAGAGGAGACCATCCTGCAGTTTAACTCTGGGACCCTGACCCTGACGAGGAGACCCAAGCCTGCCGCCGAGTCCCTCACCTACCCCATCCTGGAGTGGGATGACATCAAGTTCGAGGACGTCATCGGAGAGGGCAACTTCGGTCAGGTCATCAAGGCCATGATCAAGAAGGATGGGGTCAAGATGAGCGCTGCTATCAAGATGCTGAAAG CAGAATTTGCCTCTGAGAATGACCACCGGGACTTTGCAGGAGAGCTGGAGGTATTGTGTAAACTGGGCCAGCATCCCAACATCATCAATCTCATAGGAGCCTGTGAAAACAGGG GGTACCTGTATATTGCCATTGAGTACGCCCCCTATGGTAACCTGCTTGACTTTCTGCGTAAGAGCAGAGTCCTGGAGACAGACCCCGCCTTTGCCAAAGAGCATGGCACCGCATCCACCCTCACCTCACAACAACTGCTGCAGTTTGCCGTCGACGTGGCAACAGGCATGCACTACCTTAGTGACAAACAG ttcatCCACAGAGATCTGGCAGCGAGGAACGTTCTAGTGGGAGACAACCTGGTCGCTAAGATAGCAGACTTCGGTCTGtccagaggagaggaggtctATGTCAAGAAGACCATG GGGAGGTTGCCTGTGCGTTGGATGGCGATAGAGTCCCTAAACTACAGTGTGTACACCACCAAGAGTGACGT atggTCTTTCGGTGTACTTCTATGGGAGATAGTGAGTTTAG gTGGTACTCCTTACTGTGGGATGACCTGTGCCGAGCTTTATGAGAAGCTCCCTCAGGGCTACAGGATGGAACAGCCCAGGAATTGTGACGACGAAGT GTATGAGTTGATGAGGCAGTGCTGGAGAGACCGGCCCTATGAGAGACCTCCGTTCTCCCAGATCTCTGTACAGCTCAACAGAATGCAGGAGGCCAGGAAG GCCTACGTGAACATGGCGCTCTTTGAGAACTTCACCTATGCTGGGATAGACGCCACGGCCGAGGAGGCCTGA